A section of the Candidatus Poribacteria bacterium genome encodes:
- a CDS encoding Gfo/Idh/MocA family oxidoreductase, producing the protein MSDQKPLAIGIIGAGNMGRHHQGAITNYGARVVAVHDVRLEAARELTAHAESALATTALDAFFDVDMDGVVITTPPPIRLEPIQMACDRGIPVMVEKPPALNMAEGRKCLACIEKADVIAAVGFQLRYHPLYERLKALIASESVHLVRTVCTVNYYLSFRMSPWFLQYDISGGPLPEQAVHVLDCARFVMGNPKPVQAHALAAKNMALERTEFDAENAIQMTYQLDNGVFGTHMNHCGTEGFSFEVEVVGPHLRLQAKMTDNVICGYLNGEIVNESVTSENSLGLDKSGAWLRAIETGDRTLIRSPFADAIETLALIDAAVQSRGTGRFINVKDL; encoded by the coding sequence ATGAGCGATCAAAAGCCGTTAGCAATAGGCATTATTGGTGCTGGCAATATGGGAAGACATCATCAGGGGGCGATAACCAATTATGGTGCGCGGGTTGTCGCCGTCCATGATGTAAGACTTGAGGCGGCGCGCGAACTCACAGCGCATGCCGAATCAGCACTCGCAACTACGGCGTTGGATGCCTTCTTTGATGTGGACATGGACGGCGTGGTTATCACGACACCCCCTCCTATCCGACTTGAACCGATCCAAATGGCATGCGACCGCGGTATCCCTGTGATGGTTGAAAAACCGCCCGCCTTGAACATGGCTGAAGGCAGGAAATGCCTCGCATGCATCGAGAAGGCGGATGTCATTGCTGCTGTTGGGTTCCAACTCCGCTATCATCCACTCTATGAACGGCTGAAAGCGTTGATCGCTTCGGAATCGGTCCACCTCGTGCGGACGGTGTGCACCGTTAATTATTATCTGAGTTTCCGGATGTCGCCTTGGTTTTTACAATATGATATAAGCGGGGGTCCCTTGCCGGAACAGGCGGTGCACGTGTTGGATTGTGCGCGTTTTGTGATGGGAAATCCGAAGCCTGTGCAAGCACATGCCCTCGCTGCTAAAAACATGGCGTTGGAACGAACCGAATTCGATGCCGAAAATGCCATTCAGATGACCTATCAACTGGACAATGGCGTTTTCGGAACACACATGAATCACTGTGGCACCGAAGGCTTTAGTTTTGAGGTTGAAGTCGTCGGGCCGCATTTGCGATTACAAGCGAAGATGACGGATAACGTTATCTGTGGATACCTTAACGGTGAGATCGTCAACGAATCAGTGACTTCCGAAAACAGTCTGGGTTTAGACAAATCCGGAGCGTGGTTGCGTGCCATTGAAACAGGCGATAGAACGCTCATTCGTTCGCCATTCGCGGATGCAATTGAGACCCTTGCCCTGATTGATGCCGCGGTCCAAAGTCGGGGCACCGGCAGATTTATTAATGTGAAGGACCTGTAA
- a CDS encoding NAD(P)-dependent oxidoreductase, which produces MLNRPDRTARKIKKILITGANGYLAQFVIDRLCGAYELTLTDIVELDRTVSGTTFIKADVTNAAEIEAVCADQDAVVHLVALVRGRSDKPASLFADVMVKGTWNVAEACVKQGVKKLVNISSISACPPAPSARLPYEVDDAFQFGPGDLYYALAKYLGERIGAAYHQAYGLDVIHVRPGVIEGDGQNPGPAAPEVVTDPWFVYVDPRDVAQCVARAIETETVKYGAYNAVAGRADSRFAWRQAADDLGYSPAHNWPEIPDGDT; this is translated from the coding sequence ATGTTGAACCGACCTGACCGAACCGCAAGGAAAATTAAAAAAATTTTGATTACGGGTGCGAATGGCTATCTGGCACAATTTGTTATTGATCGGTTGTGTGGTGCGTATGAACTCACGCTCACTGATATTGTTGAATTGGATCGGACGGTTTCAGGCACAACTTTTATCAAGGCAGATGTGACAAATGCTGCCGAAATTGAGGCGGTGTGTGCAGATCAAGATGCTGTCGTCCATCTCGTTGCACTGGTGCGGGGACGGTCTGATAAACCCGCCTCGCTGTTTGCGGATGTTATGGTGAAAGGGACCTGGAACGTCGCGGAAGCCTGTGTAAAGCAGGGTGTCAAAAAGTTGGTTAACATCTCAAGTATTTCGGCGTGTCCTCCTGCGCCAAGCGCAAGGTTACCTTACGAGGTGGACGATGCCTTCCAGTTCGGTCCGGGAGATCTTTACTACGCGTTGGCGAAGTACCTCGGCGAGCGGATCGGTGCGGCGTATCATCAAGCATACGGGTTAGACGTGATCCATGTCCGCCCGGGAGTGATAGAGGGAGACGGACAGAATCCGGGACCTGCAGCTCCTGAAGTTGTGACGGATCCTTGGTTCGTTTACGTGGACCCCAGGGATGTCGCACAGTGTGTCGCACGCGCCATTGAAACAGAGACGGTGAAGTATGGCGCGTATAATGCCGTCGCGGGTCGTGCGGATTCCCGTTTCGCGTGGAGACAGGCAGCGGACGATTTAGGATATTCACCAGCTCACAATTGGCCGGAGATCCCTGATGGAGATACGTAA
- a CDS encoding PCRF domain-containing protein, with amino-acid sequence MKITFALSILFCVIALPVLGELTSQDLEKIREIVKDSENELKAEIEKINEKIDKLEERLRTVETDVATIKGYQTGEQTTTETRTNSIVAIAAAISTAIAILALIVNAFRKDPQLETFSRVIENLATSRTEEKTTQPEGENTDTTSVSQQV; translated from the coding sequence ATGAAAATCACCTTCGCCCTCTCAATACTGTTCTGTGTCATCGCGCTGCCAGTTCTTGGTGAGTTGACCAGTCAAGACTTGGAGAAGATACGTGAGATCGTCAAAGACTCAGAAAACGAGTTAAAGGCGGAAATAGAAAAAATAAACGAAAAGATTGATAAGTTAGAAGAACGGCTTAGAACGGTAGAAACAGATGTTGCGACAATCAAAGGGTATCAGACCGGAGAGCAAACTACCACAGAGACAAGGACAAATTCAATTGTTGCTATTGCAGCAGCAATTTCTACTGCAATAGCAATTTTAGCCTTAATCGTCAATGCGTTCAGAAAAGACCCTCAATTGGAAACATTCTCACGCGTCATAGAAAATTTGGCTACAAGCCGAACCGAAGAAAAAACAACTCAACCGGAAGGCGAGAATACAGATACCACAAGTGTTTCACAACAAGTATGA
- a CDS encoding CRTAC1 family protein — MRCFCYIILFFLLSLSTSAEVQFVDATAAAGITFRHVDGRTGEKYLLETLGSGAVFFDFDVDGALDLYVVNATHIPPPTPEKTPQTQAPRNRLYRNNGNGTFTDITDSAGVGDTSYGVGCAAADVNNDGYPEIYVTNYGPNRLYYNNGDGTFTDMTQKAGVGDERWGTSCAFLDYDLDGYIDLYVVNYMKFFVAENEWWETEGIRTYCSPTDQIAGSHFVSEPDILYRNNGDGTFTDVTKAAGISHRALGLAVAVGDYDNDGYPDLHIANDMEADLFYHNNGDGTFTETADLTGTGYDENGFPGSGMGNAFGDYNNDGYLDLVVSNASGLPALLYQNENAAFFTDVSFVSGIGAVTLPYFKWAVEFLDYDNDGLLDLFVANGHLQENISLFSESTYPQMDLVFRNVRRQNGTHHFTDMSTEVGLAEFPKKVSRAAAFGDYDNDGDTDIFLNNSNQPAMLLQNEGGNSNHWLTIQPIGTRSNVSGIGTKIVVKAGNLSLTKEVRSGASYLSQSDLRVHFGLGKNSAVDTLEIRWQSGLTEQFSNLKSDQILRIQEGHGIVKGQETR, encoded by the coding sequence ATGAGATGCTTCTGCTATATCATTCTCTTTTTCCTTCTGAGTCTATCCACTTCTGCAGAAGTCCAATTCGTTGACGCGACCGCTGCTGCAGGAATCACATTTCGGCACGTCGATGGCAGAACCGGTGAGAAGTATCTCCTCGAAACCCTTGGATCCGGTGCGGTCTTTTTCGACTTTGATGTTGATGGGGCATTGGATCTCTATGTAGTGAACGCTACACACATCCCCCCGCCAACCCCTGAAAAAACGCCTCAGACACAAGCCCCTCGAAACAGACTCTATCGAAATAACGGCAACGGCACTTTTACTGATATTACAGACAGCGCAGGCGTTGGAGATACCAGCTACGGCGTCGGATGCGCAGCCGCTGATGTCAACAACGACGGCTATCCTGAAATTTATGTAACCAACTATGGACCGAATCGCCTCTATTACAACAACGGGGATGGCACCTTTACCGATATGACGCAAAAAGCGGGAGTCGGCGATGAACGCTGGGGCACAAGTTGTGCCTTTCTGGATTACGATTTAGATGGGTACATTGACCTATACGTCGTCAATTACATGAAATTTTTTGTCGCGGAAAATGAATGGTGGGAAACGGAGGGGATTCGGACCTATTGTAGCCCGACAGATCAGATCGCTGGCAGCCATTTTGTAAGCGAGCCAGATATCCTCTATCGCAATAACGGCGACGGCACCTTCACAGATGTCACCAAAGCTGCAGGCATCTCACATCGTGCCCTCGGTCTCGCTGTCGCAGTCGGAGATTACGATAATGACGGTTATCCCGACCTGCACATCGCTAACGATATGGAAGCAGACCTGTTTTACCACAACAACGGCGATGGCACGTTTACCGAAACCGCTGATCTCACCGGAACAGGATATGATGAAAATGGCTTCCCGGGAAGTGGTATGGGAAATGCATTCGGTGATTACAATAACGACGGTTATCTTGACCTCGTCGTCAGCAACGCCTCTGGACTGCCCGCACTTCTCTATCAAAACGAAAACGCCGCGTTTTTTACCGATGTCTCTTTTGTCTCAGGAATTGGAGCAGTGACGCTCCCGTATTTTAAATGGGCGGTCGAATTCTTAGACTATGACAACGACGGTTTGCTGGACCTATTTGTTGCGAACGGACATCTTCAGGAGAACATCTCGCTTTTTTCGGAGAGCACCTATCCGCAGATGGATTTGGTTTTCCGCAACGTGCGTAGACAGAACGGCACACATCATTTCACTGATATGTCTACCGAGGTCGGATTGGCAGAATTCCCCAAAAAAGTCAGCCGCGCTGCGGCGTTCGGGGATTATGACAATGACGGAGATACCGATATTTTTCTCAACAACTCCAATCAACCCGCAATGCTTCTCCAAAACGAGGGGGGTAACAGCAATCACTGGTTGACGATCCAACCCATCGGTACCCGAAGCAATGTGTCCGGTATCGGCACAAAAATAGTTGTGAAAGCCGGTAACCTGTCTCTTACCAAAGAAGTCCGGAGCGGTGCGAGTTACCTCTCACAAAGCGATCTACGTGTCCATTTTGGATTGGGAAAGAATTCAGCCGTGGATACCCTCGAAATTCGCTGGCAGAGCGGTCTTACGGAGCAATTTTCTAACCTGAAATCCGACCAAATTCTCCGCATTCAAGAGGGGCACGGGATTGTGAAGGGACAGGAAACAAGATAA
- a CDS encoding tetratricopeptide repeat protein, translating to MRKYIIIFILVGAGLPIPAFINIAVSDTSPAEASYKSATTYHDLGEFERAISEYRKAIALNPNSPIIFNRLGVAYSELKQYDAALDAYKSALALSPMTAEPHYNIGLVYLKKGDLPHALKAFKRAIAIDAEWGDAYTGLGEVYLKQGDFGQAIRAYKQATRLNPNGNPSAILGLSKVYARQERWEDAITAVEKAIEIHTDNTEAHYQLAQIYIKRGEKKKATAAMAFFKVLRQTDPLLKEAEIWVKRHPNDARGYNNLGIVYLARRRPEDAIANYKHAISLAPDLATAHYNLGHAYHKQGKMNLAIAAYKQALTLDTTLAIAHNNVAVCYIESGIDLDQALSHARTAVRLVPTASNYWDTLSQVCTALGLESEARHAHARSTKGQEKYTTER from the coding sequence ATGCGAAAATATATCATTATATTCATCCTCGTAGGGGCTGGGTTGCCCATCCCGGCTTTTATAAATATCGCTGTATCCGACACTTCACCTGCCGAAGCGTCTTACAAGAGTGCCACGACCTACCACGATCTCGGAGAATTTGAACGTGCCATCTCCGAATACAGAAAAGCCATCGCACTTAATCCAAATTCCCCTATCATTTTCAATAGACTCGGTGTCGCATATTCCGAACTGAAGCAATACGATGCCGCACTTGATGCCTATAAGAGCGCACTTGCGTTGTCTCCTATGACGGCTGAACCGCACTATAATATAGGGCTGGTTTACCTCAAGAAAGGCGATCTCCCACATGCCCTCAAGGCGTTTAAGCGCGCGATTGCTATTGACGCAGAATGGGGAGATGCGTATACCGGACTCGGCGAGGTCTACTTGAAACAAGGTGATTTCGGACAAGCCATTCGCGCCTATAAACAAGCCACGCGTCTGAATCCAAACGGAAATCCGAGTGCCATTTTAGGATTAAGTAAGGTTTATGCAAGGCAGGAACGTTGGGAGGATGCCATCACCGCGGTTGAAAAGGCTATTGAAATCCATACGGATAACACAGAAGCCCATTATCAACTCGCTCAAATTTATATCAAACGCGGCGAAAAGAAAAAAGCCACCGCAGCGATGGCATTTTTCAAAGTTCTTCGCCAAACAGATCCGCTCCTCAAAGAAGCCGAAATATGGGTAAAAAGACACCCCAACGACGCAAGAGGTTATAATAATCTCGGTATTGTTTATCTCGCACGTCGTCGGCCTGAGGATGCAATTGCGAATTACAAACACGCCATTTCTCTTGCCCCCGATTTAGCCACTGCGCACTACAATTTAGGGCATGCCTACCATAAGCAAGGAAAAATGAACCTCGCTATAGCGGCTTACAAACAAGCACTCACTCTCGACACCACACTCGCGATTGCACATAACAATGTCGCCGTCTGCTATATAGAATCGGGGATAGATTTGGATCAAGCCCTCTCTCATGCCCGAACCGCTGTTCGTCTGGTCCCGACTGCGTCGAACTATTGGGATACGCTTTCGCAAGTTTGCACCGCCCTTGGGTTGGAAAGCGAGGCGCGACACGCACATGCCCGTTCAACGAAAGGACAGGAAAAATACACCACCGAACGATGA
- a CDS encoding LamG domain-containing protein, giving the protein MTVRKFEQFIGGLVAICALFAFTTPLHAGLEDKSLVLYLSFDEGKGGTAADGSIYGHDGEFVQNPKWVDGQFGKALEFDGTKGEHVIVPINDTLQLREQFSVAFWVKRGKAQIRDWNYMVAAGSLKWATIFQNGSRKTFFWSTSGGTWAQKALSTDVQPEDWVHMAVTHDTKSKVVIYNDGKEAGGGAKPPPVDEIDGSIMVGARHPGQEFFTGVIDEVFLFNRIITEAEISEIMDGEFLPVEAAEKLATTWGSIKADRD; this is encoded by the coding sequence ATGACTGTGCGCAAATTTGAACAATTTATAGGTGGACTCGTCGCAATATGTGCTCTGTTCGCCTTTACGACACCTTTACATGCTGGGTTAGAGGACAAATCTCTCGTTTTATACCTCTCTTTTGACGAAGGAAAGGGAGGGACAGCCGCAGATGGTTCCATATATGGTCACGACGGTGAATTTGTCCAGAATCCTAAATGGGTAGATGGACAGTTCGGCAAAGCCTTGGAATTCGATGGAACCAAGGGAGAACATGTCATCGTGCCTATCAACGACACCTTACAGTTAAGAGAACAGTTCTCTGTCGCTTTCTGGGTTAAGCGTGGCAAAGCCCAAATTCGGGACTGGAATTACATGGTCGCAGCCGGCTCCTTGAAATGGGCAACAATCTTTCAGAATGGTAGTCGCAAAACTTTTTTCTGGTCAACATCTGGTGGTACTTGGGCACAGAAAGCCCTCAGCACTGATGTTCAACCCGAAGACTGGGTGCACATGGCAGTCACACACGACACCAAATCAAAAGTCGTTATTTACAACGATGGGAAAGAAGCCGGTGGTGGCGCGAAACCGCCACCTGTTGATGAAATTGATGGTTCCATTATGGTGGGTGCCCGCCATCCGGGTCAAGAATTTTTCACAGGCGTCATTGACGAGGTGTTTCTTTTCAACCGGATCATCACTGAGGCAGAAATCAGCGAAATTATGGATGGCGAATTTCTGCCAGTAGAAGCCGCAGAGAAACTCGCGACCACATGGGGCAGCATTAAAGCCGATCGCGATTAA
- a CDS encoding radical SAM protein, whose product MNLHQHYQHLRSEEHGAHNNFRKPNKFALVYPSTYALGMSSLGVQVMYTTLNNRPDTACERVFIPEPNYLRKLASQKKALFSFETQTPLNQFDIIGFSVSFESDYVNIPRALELANIPALAEARTEWDPLVIAGGINIAYNPEPIADFVDVFVVGEAELIIHQLMAHFDAWKRSGAPKRELLETLATVPGLYVPHFYDVTYREDGTIDAVSPKPGVSAQIRAGAVPKLDDVETCTHIHTPNTEFANAHLIEIVRGCGRQCRFCVADYARRWPRHRSVESTLALAERARGITDRIGLVGASISDHPHIDEIATGLVERGFRISCASLRAETVRTPLLDALADSEQGTITIAPEVATEELQKVVNKAIPRERLYYVFEEALKRDILNLRLYFLIGVPHETPADVEAIVDMAKEMRTIVLPHAKRTGKIARIHFTISPMVPKPHTPFQWVAMEPPKTISRKLDFLKREINRLGSIKVGSASARLAHQEAVFARGDRRLGKVILELAHGMPWNQAFRKHELVPHFYATRQRPLHETNPWDHLDLNVKPQFLQLEFHKHEKGFTTSECDTTVCKKCGAC is encoded by the coding sequence GTGAATCTACATCAACATTATCAACACTTGCGCAGTGAAGAACACGGCGCACATAATAACTTCAGAAAACCTAACAAATTCGCGCTCGTCTATCCGAGCACGTATGCCCTCGGTATGTCAAGTCTCGGTGTGCAGGTTATGTACACGACGCTTAACAACCGACCAGATACCGCTTGTGAACGCGTTTTTATCCCTGAACCTAATTATCTGCGGAAACTTGCCTCTCAAAAAAAGGCACTTTTCTCGTTTGAAACGCAGACCCCTTTGAACCAATTTGACATCATTGGGTTTTCAGTCTCCTTTGAATCAGATTATGTGAACATTCCTCGCGCGTTAGAATTGGCGAACATCCCCGCCCTTGCCGAGGCACGAACGGAATGGGATCCACTCGTTATTGCGGGTGGCATTAATATCGCCTACAATCCAGAACCGATTGCCGATTTTGTTGACGTTTTCGTCGTCGGGGAAGCCGAACTTATCATCCACCAACTCATGGCACATTTCGATGCGTGGAAAAGATCCGGTGCACCGAAGCGCGAATTACTCGAAACACTCGCAACTGTTCCCGGGCTTTACGTCCCACATTTTTATGACGTAACCTATCGCGAAGACGGGACGATTGATGCCGTCTCCCCGAAGCCCGGCGTATCGGCTCAGATTCGCGCAGGCGCGGTCCCAAAACTTGATGATGTCGAAACCTGCACGCACATCCACACCCCCAACACCGAATTCGCAAATGCACATCTCATTGAAATCGTGCGCGGGTGCGGTAGGCAGTGCCGTTTCTGTGTTGCAGATTATGCCCGCCGATGGCCGAGACATCGTTCTGTAGAAAGCACGTTGGCACTTGCAGAACGCGCACGCGGCATTACAGACAGAATCGGACTCGTCGGTGCCTCGATTTCTGATCATCCGCACATCGATGAAATCGCTACAGGACTCGTTGAACGTGGCTTTCGGATCTCCTGCGCTTCACTGCGCGCCGAAACAGTTCGCACGCCGCTGCTCGACGCACTTGCAGACAGTGAACAAGGGACCATCACCATTGCGCCAGAAGTTGCGACTGAAGAACTCCAAAAGGTTGTTAATAAAGCTATTCCACGTGAACGCCTCTACTATGTGTTTGAGGAAGCATTGAAACGTGATATTCTCAACCTTCGCCTATACTTCCTCATCGGTGTTCCTCATGAAACACCAGCAGATGTGGAAGCCATTGTCGATATGGCAAAGGAGATGCGAACTATAGTTCTCCCCCACGCGAAACGAACAGGAAAAATAGCGCGTATCCACTTTACGATTTCACCCATGGTGCCAAAACCCCATACACCTTTCCAGTGGGTAGCGATGGAACCCCCGAAAACTATCTCCCGAAAACTTGATTTCCTGAAACGCGAAATTAATCGACTGGGTAGCATCAAAGTTGGTTCCGCCAGTGCCAGACTCGCACATCAAGAGGCTGTCTTCGCACGCGGCGATCGGCGACTCGGAAAAGTCATCCTCGAGCTTGCACACGGGATGCCATGGAACCAAGCCTTCCGCAAACACGAATTAGTCCCACATTTTTACGCGACACGTCAACGCCCGCTGCATGAAACCAATCCTTGGGACCACCTTGACCTTAACGTTAAACCGCAATTCCTACAACTTGAGTTCCATAAACACGAAAAAGGGTTCACGACGAGTGAATGCGATACGACCGTTTGTAAGAAGTGTGGTGCTTGCTAA
- the ftsZ gene encoding cell division protein FtsZ, with translation MIEFEQEEFESLRARIKVIGVGGAGGNAVKRMIEAGLTGIEFYAVNTDQQALVTCRGATQIQIGVNTTEGLGSGANPDIGRKAAEEDREHLQTIVENANMVFITAGMGGGTGTGAAPIIATQAKERGALTIGVVTRPFNFEGQRRAATAEEGLEELRAAADSVIVVPNQRLIDTMDRKLPIREAFRMGDQILLHGVKSISDIVTESGEINVDFADVESIMRNAGSALMGMGHATGDNRAQIAAEQAISSPLLEQTNIAGAVGMIVNITAPPDFMMHELDEAMGVIQDTAPEAQIIFGLVYKDELELGDEVLVTVIATGFNSTEGGGYGLDDTDTYQRQPQATSEQRRPSPSRARSRIARTQSDRPRIPRRGASANVEPPIEEDNRPQNNPQKPARGRAQGSRQRETDWEIPAFLRVQKRRGNDK, from the coding sequence ATGATAGAATTTGAACAGGAAGAATTTGAAAGTCTACGCGCCAGGATTAAAGTCATTGGAGTGGGTGGAGCAGGTGGAAACGCTGTCAAACGTATGATTGAAGCAGGACTTACTGGCATAGAATTTTATGCCGTCAATACAGATCAACAAGCACTCGTGACCTGCCGGGGTGCGACTCAAATCCAAATTGGCGTTAACACGACCGAAGGCTTAGGTTCCGGGGCAAACCCCGACATTGGCAGAAAAGCCGCCGAAGAAGACAGAGAACATCTCCAAACTATCGTAGAGAATGCAAATATGGTCTTCATCACCGCAGGTATGGGAGGTGGAACCGGTACCGGCGCAGCACCCATCATTGCTACACAAGCAAAAGAACGTGGAGCCCTGACGATCGGGGTTGTGACACGTCCTTTCAACTTTGAGGGACAACGCCGCGCAGCCACCGCCGAAGAAGGACTCGAAGAACTCCGAGCTGCTGCTGATTCCGTAATCGTCGTACCAAACCAGCGTCTCATCGATACTATGGACAGGAAACTCCCAATTCGAGAAGCATTTCGCATGGGAGACCAGATTCTTTTACATGGCGTTAAAAGTATATCTGACATCGTTACAGAATCCGGCGAAATTAACGTTGACTTTGCCGACGTTGAATCTATCATGCGAAACGCAGGAAGTGCTTTGATGGGCATGGGGCATGCGACGGGAGACAACCGCGCCCAAATCGCCGCAGAACAAGCCATCAGTTCTCCTCTCCTTGAACAAACTAATATTGCGGGTGCTGTCGGGATGATCGTGAATATAACCGCACCGCCGGATTTCATGATGCACGAACTCGATGAAGCTATGGGGGTCATTCAAGATACAGCCCCCGAGGCACAAATTATTTTTGGACTTGTTTATAAAGATGAATTGGAACTCGGCGATGAAGTCCTTGTAACCGTCATCGCAACAGGATTTAATTCCACTGAAGGCGGAGGCTATGGCCTCGATGACACAGACACCTATCAAAGGCAGCCCCAGGCGACTTCTGAACAGCGTAGACCCAGTCCAAGCCGGGCAAGATCAAGGATCGCCAGAACACAATCCGATAGACCCAGGATTCCGAGGCGTGGGGCAAGCGCAAATGTTGAACCTCCTATAGAGGAGGATAACCGACCCCAAAATAACCCGCAGAAACCCGCCCGAGGCAGAGCTCAAGGCTCGCGGCAGCGTGAAACAGATTGGGAAATTCCGGCTTTTCTGCGCGTTCAAAAAAGACGGGGGAACGATAAATAG
- the ftsA gene encoding cell division protein FtsA, protein MPKQNIIAGLDIGSSKISVVVGNTLHGESPKIGIIGVGHATSEGLRRGVVVDINQTAEAIRKAISSAELMAGVKIDSVCVGISGEHVIGQTSHGVVSVANTEISQDDVDRAMIAAKAISIPADREILHVLQQNFVVDAQSRIREPVGMSGARLEAYAYIITGGTTAIQNLLNSIEKAGVPIVETLVAAPLAATQATISKDEREVGIALVDIGDGTTEIIIYKEDSIEHTAVIPVGGQHVTNDIAQYLKVTLPEADALKLHRGCAWTELIDPDEARSIPVAGDSTPPRFINRIELAQIIEYRMAEILDAIGDELGNIPLPGGLVLTGGTALMDGLQELAEAMLQLRVQIGYPRGLQGLTDRVNHPMYSTGIGLALYGETLRQLERDHNARYRGNAFGSFLQRVKEWFGY, encoded by the coding sequence ATGCCAAAACAAAATATTATCGCAGGACTTGATATCGGTTCAAGCAAAATTTCGGTAGTTGTTGGGAATACACTGCACGGCGAGAGTCCCAAAATAGGAATTATCGGCGTTGGTCACGCCACTTCGGAAGGACTTCGGAGGGGAGTTGTCGTTGACATCAACCAAACAGCCGAGGCGATTCGTAAAGCCATTTCCAGTGCTGAATTGATGGCGGGCGTAAAAATAGACTCTGTCTGCGTCGGTATTTCCGGTGAACATGTTATTGGGCAAACGTCACACGGGGTTGTCTCTGTAGCAAATACCGAGATCTCACAGGACGATGTTGACCGAGCGATGATAGCTGCGAAGGCAATCTCCATTCCCGCAGACAGGGAAATACTGCATGTACTCCAACAGAATTTCGTCGTTGATGCCCAGAGTCGTATTCGGGAACCTGTCGGTATGTCAGGCGCCCGTCTTGAAGCTTACGCCTACATTATTACAGGTGGCACAACAGCTATTCAGAATCTGCTCAATAGCATCGAAAAAGCAGGCGTGCCTATAGTTGAAACGCTTGTCGCCGCACCGCTCGCAGCAACGCAAGCCACTATCTCAAAGGATGAGCGTGAAGTCGGCATTGCACTCGTTGATATCGGTGACGGAACGACTGAAATTATCATTTACAAAGAGGATTCTATTGAACATACAGCCGTAATTCCTGTTGGCGGCCAGCACGTTACCAACGATATTGCGCAATACCTAAAAGTCACCCTTCCAGAAGCGGATGCACTTAAACTTCACCGGGGCTGCGCGTGGACAGAATTAATTGACCCTGATGAAGCTCGATCCATTCCAGTCGCGGGCGACTCAACACCCCCGCGTTTCATCAACCGGATTGAACTTGCCCAAATTATTGAATACCGTATGGCTGAAATCTTGGACGCAATCGGTGACGAATTAGGTAATATTCCACTTCCAGGTGGACTCGTCCTCACTGGGGGTACTGCGCTGATGGATGGTTTGCAAGAACTCGCTGAAGCCATGCTCCAATTGCGCGTCCAGATCGGATACCCACGCGGTTTGCAAGGCTTGACTGACCGAGTGAACCACCCAATGTACTCGACAGGAATAGGACTCGCCCTTTACGGCGAGACTTTGCGGCAGTTAGAACGTGACCACAACGCACGTTATAGAGGAAACGCCTTTGGCTCATTTCTGCAGCGTGTCAAAGAATGGTTTGGATATTAA